In Solanum pennellii chromosome 7, SPENNV200, the following are encoded in one genomic region:
- the LOC107024264 gene encoding gamma-glutamyl hydrolase 2-like isoform X1 produces the protein MGNYLLISFLLLLCGITTAVTQLFNSYLTLPSSCPAPDPALNYRPIIGIVSHPGDGATGRLSNATNVSYIAASYVKFAEMAGARVIPLIYTEPPQVLNQKLNLVNGIIFTGGWAKDGLYFDVIKGFFQKILEKNNAGEHFPLLAICLGYELLTMIITNDNNILEEFSAASQASTVQFVENVNIEGTVFGRKNTRLPYKKVLKRFPPVLLKKMSIDCLVMQNHHFGISPERFQANKDLSSFFRVLTTSTDENNKVYVSTIQAQRYPIAAFQWHPEKNGFEWGSSRIPHSEDAIQVTTHVANYFISEARKSSNKPVAREVLDSLIYNYNLTYGGKAGKGYDEVYLFIPHSSSSSL, from the exons atggGAAACTACCTTTTGATTTCATTTCTCCTTCTTTTATGTGGGATTACTACTGCAgtaactcaactctttaattCCTACCTAACTCTCCCGTCGAGTTGTCCTGCGCCGGACCCTGCACTTAATTACCGGCCGATCATCGGAATTGTGAGTCATCCCGGCGATGGCGCCACCGGCCGACTCAGCAACGCCACTAATGTCTCTTATATTGCAGCTTCCTATGTTAAATTTGCTGAAATGGCTGGTGCTAGAGTCATTCCCCTTATATACACTGAGCCACCCCAAGTTCTCAATCAA AAGCTTAATCTAGTAAATGGCATTATCTTCACTGGAGGTTGGGCCAAAGATGGTCTATATTTTGACGTTATTAAAGGATTTTTCCAG AAAATTCTGGAGAAGAACAATGCTGGTGAACACTTTCCTTTACTTGCAATCTGCTTGGGGTATGAACTTTTAACGATGATCATCACCAATGACAACAATATTCTTGAGGAATTTAGTGCAGCTAGCCAAGCATCTACAGTACAGTTTGTGGAAAATGTAAATATTGAAGGAACAGTATTTGGAAG gAAAAATACCAGATTACCTTATAAGAAGGTTCTTAAAAG ATTTCCCCCCGTGTTGCTAAAGAAGATGAGTATAGATTGCCTTGTGATGCAAAATCATCAT TTTGGTATATCACCCGAAAGATTTCAAGCGAATAAAGATTTGAGTAGCTTTTTCAGGGTATTGACTACTAGTACGGATGAAAACAACAAG GTCTATGTCTCTACTATTCAAGCACAACGCTATCCTATAGCTGCTTTCCAATGGCATCCAGAG AAAAATGGTTTCGAATGGGGTTCATCAAGGATTCCACATTCTGAAGATGCAATTCAAGTCACTACACATGTTGCCAACTATTTTATAAG TGAAGCTAGAAAATCTTCAAACAAGCCAGTGGCGCGAGAAGTGCTCGATAGTCTCATATACAATTACAATCTCACTTATGGTGGGAAGGCAGG GAAGGGTTATGACGAAGTGTATCTCTTCATTCCACATTCTTCCTCGAGCTCTctatag
- the LOC107024264 gene encoding gamma-glutamyl hydrolase 2-like isoform X2 — protein MGNYLLISFLLLLCGITTAVTQLFNSYLTLPSSCPAPDPALNYRPIIGIVSHPGDGATGRLSNATNVSYIAASYVKFAEMAGARVIPLIYTEPPQVLNQKLNLVNGIIFTGGWAKDGLYFDVIKGFFQKILEKNNAGEHFPLLAICLGYELLTMIITNDNNILEEFSAASQASTVQFVENVNIEGTVFGRFPPVLLKKMSIDCLVMQNHHFGISPERFQANKDLSSFFRVLTTSTDENNKVYVSTIQAQRYPIAAFQWHPEKNGFEWGSSRIPHSEDAIQVTTHVANYFISEARKSSNKPVAREVLDSLIYNYNLTYGGKAGKGYDEVYLFIPHSSSSSL, from the exons atggGAAACTACCTTTTGATTTCATTTCTCCTTCTTTTATGTGGGATTACTACTGCAgtaactcaactctttaattCCTACCTAACTCTCCCGTCGAGTTGTCCTGCGCCGGACCCTGCACTTAATTACCGGCCGATCATCGGAATTGTGAGTCATCCCGGCGATGGCGCCACCGGCCGACTCAGCAACGCCACTAATGTCTCTTATATTGCAGCTTCCTATGTTAAATTTGCTGAAATGGCTGGTGCTAGAGTCATTCCCCTTATATACACTGAGCCACCCCAAGTTCTCAATCAA AAGCTTAATCTAGTAAATGGCATTATCTTCACTGGAGGTTGGGCCAAAGATGGTCTATATTTTGACGTTATTAAAGGATTTTTCCAG AAAATTCTGGAGAAGAACAATGCTGGTGAACACTTTCCTTTACTTGCAATCTGCTTGGGGTATGAACTTTTAACGATGATCATCACCAATGACAACAATATTCTTGAGGAATTTAGTGCAGCTAGCCAAGCATCTACAGTACAGTTTGTGGAAAATGTAAATATTGAAGGAACAGTATTTGGAAG ATTTCCCCCCGTGTTGCTAAAGAAGATGAGTATAGATTGCCTTGTGATGCAAAATCATCAT TTTGGTATATCACCCGAAAGATTTCAAGCGAATAAAGATTTGAGTAGCTTTTTCAGGGTATTGACTACTAGTACGGATGAAAACAACAAG GTCTATGTCTCTACTATTCAAGCACAACGCTATCCTATAGCTGCTTTCCAATGGCATCCAGAG AAAAATGGTTTCGAATGGGGTTCATCAAGGATTCCACATTCTGAAGATGCAATTCAAGTCACTACACATGTTGCCAACTATTTTATAAG TGAAGCTAGAAAATCTTCAAACAAGCCAGTGGCGCGAGAAGTGCTCGATAGTCTCATATACAATTACAATCTCACTTATGGTGGGAAGGCAGG GAAGGGTTATGACGAAGTGTATCTCTTCATTCCACATTCTTCCTCGAGCTCTctatag
- the LOC107024510 gene encoding gamma-glutamyl hydrolase 1-like isoform X2 — protein MKCGVRVQLPLYGHMITFNYYKYLPPTATTHDSKTRLKLNLVNGVIFPGGWAKKGHYLETIKAIFGKVLEKNDAGEHFPLLAINHGFELLMMIVSKDNNILEKFSVSNQATKLHFVETVNIEDTIFGRFPPTLIKKLSKECLVLQSHKYGLSPEKFQANDDLSSFFIMLTTSTDTRNKVYVSTLKAENYPITALQWHPEKSAFEWGSSAIPHSEDAVQVTQLVANYFVSEARKSSNKPEAQKVLDNLIYNYKPTYTGKIGKGYDEVYVFNSPAVNSV, from the exons ATGAAGTGTGGAGTACGAGTGCAGCTTCCTTTGTATGGGCATATGATCACTTTCAATTATTACAAGTACCTCCCTCCAACTGCTACCACGCACGACTCTAAAACTCGTTTG AAACTTAATCTTGTAAATGGAGTGATCTTCCCAGGAGGGTGGGCTAAGAAAGGGCACTATCTTGAGACTATCAAAGCAATTTTTGGG AAAGTTTTGGAGAAGAATGATGCCGGAGAACATTTCCCTCTCCTTGCCATCAACCATGGATTTGAGCTTTTGATGATGATCGTATCCAAG GACAACAACATTCTTGAGAAATTCAGTGTATCAAATCAGGCAACCAAACTTCATTTTGTGGAAACTGTAAATATTGAAGATACAATATTTGGGAG GTTCCCACCTACATTAATAAAGAAGTTGAGTAAAGAATGTCTTGTGCTACAAAGTCATAAG TATGGTTTATCACCAGAAAAATTTCAAGCAAATGATGATCTATCTAGCTTTTTCATTATGTTGACTACTAGCACAGACACACGCAACAAG GTCTATGTCTCTACTCTTAAAGCAGAGAACTATCCCATAACTGCTTTACAGTGGCACCCAGAG AAAAGTGCTTTCGAATGGGGATCATCAGCAATCCCACATTCTGAAGATGCAGTTCAAGTGACTCAACTTGTTGCCAACTATTTTGTCAG TGAAGCAAGAAAGTCTTCTAACAAACCAGAAGCTCAAAAAGTACTTGACAATCTCATCTACAATTACAAACCAACTTATACTGGAAAGATCGG GAAAGGTTACGATGAGGTTTACGTTTTCAACAGTCCTGCTGTGAACTCTGTTTAG
- the LOC107024510 gene encoding gamma-glutamyl hydrolase 1-like isoform X1 — translation MSNYFLISLLTLSLFLVVTTIESAELFVPAGCPLPDHNLNYRPVIGIISHPGDGDSGRINNSTGVSYIAASYVKLVESGGARVIPLLFDDSPQLLNQKLNLVNGVIFPGGWAKKGHYLETIKAIFGKVLEKNDAGEHFPLLAINHGFELLMMIVSKDNNILEKFSVSNQATKLHFVETVNIEDTIFGRFPPTLIKKLSKECLVLQSHKYGLSPEKFQANDDLSSFFIMLTTSTDTRNKVYVSTLKAENYPITALQWHPEKSAFEWGSSAIPHSEDAVQVTQLVANYFVSEARKSSNKPEAQKVLDNLIYNYKPTYTGKIGKGYDEVYVFNSPAVNSV, via the exons atgtctaaCTACTTCCTCATTTCCCTTCTCACCCTCTCTCTCTTCCTGGTGGTTACCACCATTGAGTCGGCGGAGCTGTTTGTCCCCGCCGGCTGTCCTTTGCCTGACCATAACCTTAATTACCGGCCAGTCATCGGGATTATCAGTCATCCCGGTGACGGAGACTCCGGTCGAATAAATAATTCGACCGGAGTGTCCTACATTGCTGCTTCGTATGTGAAGTTAGTTGAATCAGGGGGTGCTAGGGTCATTCCACTTCTTTTTGATGATTCACCTCAACTTCTCAATCAA AAACTTAATCTTGTAAATGGAGTGATCTTCCCAGGAGGGTGGGCTAAGAAAGGGCACTATCTTGAGACTATCAAAGCAATTTTTGGG AAAGTTTTGGAGAAGAATGATGCCGGAGAACATTTCCCTCTCCTTGCCATCAACCATGGATTTGAGCTTTTGATGATGATCGTATCCAAG GACAACAACATTCTTGAGAAATTCAGTGTATCAAATCAGGCAACCAAACTTCATTTTGTGGAAACTGTAAATATTGAAGATACAATATTTGGGAG GTTCCCACCTACATTAATAAAGAAGTTGAGTAAAGAATGTCTTGTGCTACAAAGTCATAAG TATGGTTTATCACCAGAAAAATTTCAAGCAAATGATGATCTATCTAGCTTTTTCATTATGTTGACTACTAGCACAGACACACGCAACAAG GTCTATGTCTCTACTCTTAAAGCAGAGAACTATCCCATAACTGCTTTACAGTGGCACCCAGAG AAAAGTGCTTTCGAATGGGGATCATCAGCAATCCCACATTCTGAAGATGCAGTTCAAGTGACTCAACTTGTTGCCAACTATTTTGTCAG TGAAGCAAGAAAGTCTTCTAACAAACCAGAAGCTCAAAAAGTACTTGACAATCTCATCTACAATTACAAACCAACTTATACTGGAAAGATCGG GAAAGGTTACGATGAGGTTTACGTTTTCAACAGTCCTGCTGTGAACTCTGTTTAG
- the LOC107024511 gene encoding ubiquitin domain-containing protein 2-like yields MGSCGSSHVKPNRIGKKIIRKPKPWKHPQPITRSQLMQLREEFWDTAPHYGGKKEIWDALRGAAEADLELAQAIVDSAGIIAQNTNMTICYDESGTKYELPKYVLSEPTNMIRFG; encoded by the exons ATGGGTTCTTGTGGATCATCTCATGTCAAGCCCAAca gGATAGGGAAAAAGATAATAAGAAAGCCAAAACCATGGAAGCATCCACAACCAATAACAAGAAGTCAATTGATGCAACTGAGGGAAGAGTTTTGGGACACTGCTCCACACTATGGTGGCAAGAAAG AAATCTGGGATGCGCTTCGGGGCGCTGCAGAAGCAGATCTAGAACTAGCTCAAGCAATTGTGGACAGTGCTGGAATTATTGCCCAAAACACTAACATGACCATCTGCTACGATGAATCag GTACCAAATATGAACTACCAAAGTACGTTTTGAGTGAGCCAACAAATATGATAAGATTTGGTTGA
- the LOC107026459 gene encoding uncharacterized protein LOC107026459 isoform X1, whose protein sequence is MRNSFLFFSLIAFFIAYLQFQVHAAAPAGPLIKHLNSILKWSRSTSKTPQSDGNFLQFEEGYLVETVVEGNELGVVPYKIRVSEDGELFAVDAINSKIVRITPPLSQYSRARLVAGSFQGHTGHVDGKPSDARFKNPKGATMDDKGNIYVADTSNLAIRKIGEAGVTTIAGGKSNVPGYRDGPSEDAQFSSDFDVIYVRPTCSLLVVDRGNAALRQISLSQEDCDYQYSSVSTIDVLMVIGAIIIGYAACMLQQGFGSKTLQQVRMEVEQEEPSLLKEKPTPVVETVKDEQEAGWPSFGQLLWDLAKLAIEGLGSLFGYAVPLRYRPKSFIRPGLTPLKDSLIMPEDEVEPPLVQKQRAPLPASEIRHVPAVGDKVVSEGKPTKIRSSSSKDPNLSTKHRSSRRHEYAEYYGASGEVPSYVHVRSKSQKERTKHRRHDSSVGAAGVETKPADQPKAVNYEDPKFAHYSMRNKYGDSFPRYA, encoded by the exons ATGAggaattcctttttatttttcagtttgATAGCTTTTTTTATTGCTTATCTTCAATTTCAGGTTCATGCTGCTGCTCCTGCTG GGCCATTGATTAAGCACTTGAATTCTATACTCAAATGGTCTAGGTCTACCTCTAAAACTCCTCAATCag ATGGAAATTTTCTTCAATTCGAAGAAGGTTACTTAGTTGAGACTGTTGTAGAAGGAAATGAACTTGGTGTTGTGCCGTATAAAATCCGTGTCTCAGAGGATGGTGAACTCTTTGCTGTTGATGCTATTAATAGCAAAATCGTTCGAATTACTCCCCCGTTATCTCAAT ATAGTAGAGCAAGATTAGTTGCTGGTTCATTTCAAGGTCACACTGGCCATGTGGACGGGAAGCCAAGTGATGCCCgtttcaaaaatccaaaaggAGCTACCATGGACGACAAAGGAAACATTTATGTTGCTGATACCTCAAATCTGGCTATTAGGAAGATTGGAGAAGCAG GTGTGACAACAATTGCTGGAGGAAAGTCTAATGTTCCGGGATACAGGGATGGGCCAAGTGAAGATGCACAATTTTCAAGCGACTTCGATGTTATATATGTCCGTCCAACTTGTTCGTTACTCGTTGTTGATCGAGGAAATGCTGCTCTTCGGCAAATTTCTCTCAGTCAGGAGGATTGTGACTACCAATACAGCTCAGTGTCAACCATAG ATGTTCTCATGGTTATTGGTGCTATTATAATAGGATACGCTGCATGCATGCTCCAGCAAGGATTTGGCTCCAAGACG TTGCAGCAAGTACGTATGGAAGTGGAGCAAGAGGAACCTTCTTTATTAAAGGAGAAGCCGACCCCTGTTGTTGAAACTGTGAAAGATGAACAAGAAGCAGGTTGGCCATCATTTGGACAGCTACTCTGGGATTTGGCCAAGCTTGCAATAGAGGGTCTGGGTTCCCTTTTTGGCTATGCCGTTCCTCTGCGGTATAGACCCAAGAGCTTCATTAGACCCGGACTAACTCCATTGAAAGATTCACTGATCATGCCTGAAGATGAAGTTGAGCCCCCATTAGTTCAAAAGCAGAGGGCTCCACTACCCGCTTCCGAGATAAGACATGTCCCAGCTGTCGGTGATAAAGTAGTATCCGAGGGCAAGCCCACCAAGATTAGATCGAGTAGCTCAAAAGACCCTAACTTGTCAACGAAGCACAGGTCTTCCAGACGACATGAGTATGCAGAATACTATGGAGCATCAGGCGAGGTTCCTTCATACGTGCACGTGAGGTCTAAAAGTCAGAAGGAAAGAACCAAGCATCGGCGACatgattcaagtgttggagcaGCAGGAGTAGAGACAAAACCTGCTGATCAACCGAAAGCAGTAAACTATGAGGATCCAAAGTTTGCCCATTACAGCATGAGAAACAAGTATGGAGACTCTTTCCCCCGGTACGCATGA
- the LOC107026459 gene encoding uncharacterized protein LOC107026459 isoform X2, with the protein MRNSFLFFSLIAFFIAYLQFQVHAAAPAGPLIKHLNSILKWSRSTSKTPQSDGNFLQFEEGYLVETVVEGNELGVVPYKIRVSEDGELFAVDAINSKIVRITPPLSQYSRARLVAGSFQGHTGHVDGKPSDARFKNPKGATMDDKGNIYVADTSNLAIRKIGEAGVTTIAGGKSNVPGYRDGPSEDAQFSSDFDVIYVRPTCSLLVVDRGNAALRQISLSQEDCDYQYSSVSTIDVLMVIGAIIIGYAACMLQQGFGSKTQVRMEVEQEEPSLLKEKPTPVVETVKDEQEAGWPSFGQLLWDLAKLAIEGLGSLFGYAVPLRYRPKSFIRPGLTPLKDSLIMPEDEVEPPLVQKQRAPLPASEIRHVPAVGDKVVSEGKPTKIRSSSSKDPNLSTKHRSSRRHEYAEYYGASGEVPSYVHVRSKSQKERTKHRRHDSSVGAAGVETKPADQPKAVNYEDPKFAHYSMRNKYGDSFPRYA; encoded by the exons ATGAggaattcctttttatttttcagtttgATAGCTTTTTTTATTGCTTATCTTCAATTTCAGGTTCATGCTGCTGCTCCTGCTG GGCCATTGATTAAGCACTTGAATTCTATACTCAAATGGTCTAGGTCTACCTCTAAAACTCCTCAATCag ATGGAAATTTTCTTCAATTCGAAGAAGGTTACTTAGTTGAGACTGTTGTAGAAGGAAATGAACTTGGTGTTGTGCCGTATAAAATCCGTGTCTCAGAGGATGGTGAACTCTTTGCTGTTGATGCTATTAATAGCAAAATCGTTCGAATTACTCCCCCGTTATCTCAAT ATAGTAGAGCAAGATTAGTTGCTGGTTCATTTCAAGGTCACACTGGCCATGTGGACGGGAAGCCAAGTGATGCCCgtttcaaaaatccaaaaggAGCTACCATGGACGACAAAGGAAACATTTATGTTGCTGATACCTCAAATCTGGCTATTAGGAAGATTGGAGAAGCAG GTGTGACAACAATTGCTGGAGGAAAGTCTAATGTTCCGGGATACAGGGATGGGCCAAGTGAAGATGCACAATTTTCAAGCGACTTCGATGTTATATATGTCCGTCCAACTTGTTCGTTACTCGTTGTTGATCGAGGAAATGCTGCTCTTCGGCAAATTTCTCTCAGTCAGGAGGATTGTGACTACCAATACAGCTCAGTGTCAACCATAG ATGTTCTCATGGTTATTGGTGCTATTATAATAGGATACGCTGCATGCATGCTCCAGCAAGGATTTGGCTCCAAGACG CAAGTACGTATGGAAGTGGAGCAAGAGGAACCTTCTTTATTAAAGGAGAAGCCGACCCCTGTTGTTGAAACTGTGAAAGATGAACAAGAAGCAGGTTGGCCATCATTTGGACAGCTACTCTGGGATTTGGCCAAGCTTGCAATAGAGGGTCTGGGTTCCCTTTTTGGCTATGCCGTTCCTCTGCGGTATAGACCCAAGAGCTTCATTAGACCCGGACTAACTCCATTGAAAGATTCACTGATCATGCCTGAAGATGAAGTTGAGCCCCCATTAGTTCAAAAGCAGAGGGCTCCACTACCCGCTTCCGAGATAAGACATGTCCCAGCTGTCGGTGATAAAGTAGTATCCGAGGGCAAGCCCACCAAGATTAGATCGAGTAGCTCAAAAGACCCTAACTTGTCAACGAAGCACAGGTCTTCCAGACGACATGAGTATGCAGAATACTATGGAGCATCAGGCGAGGTTCCTTCATACGTGCACGTGAGGTCTAAAAGTCAGAAGGAAAGAACCAAGCATCGGCGACatgattcaagtgttggagcaGCAGGAGTAGAGACAAAACCTGCTGATCAACCGAAAGCAGTAAACTATGAGGATCCAAAGTTTGCCCATTACAGCATGAGAAACAAGTATGGAGACTCTTTCCCCCGGTACGCATGA
- the LOC107023954 gene encoding protein GRAVITROPIC IN THE LIGHT 1 yields the protein MDSVNRSAVTPSKSKLARTFAKVLHIRSLTGGNQKPKFSDHVKDDLVKKDVVKGELLKKTQFKSFDDEDEKHQKAAAEAFLAKLFANISAVKAAYAQLQFAQSPYDPDGIQSADDLVVSELKNLSELKQCFVKKQFDEYSPEKTHLLAEIQEQKSFLKTYDIMGKKLDSQLKLKESELMFLREKLVEANKENKLLEKRLNASGPVSPLDNLHFSSLNPSHFIMFHRQTVRSIRSFVRLLSKELVDSGWKLDAAASSIEPGIEFLKANDICYAFESFISREMFDGFNYPNFSISAEPLPDQKKRQKLFYDRFTELRSVKPADYLAWKPKSTFSRFCRAKYLQLIHPKMEDSIFGNLDQRNILNSGEYPESAFFSAYSDMAKRIWLLHCLAFSFDPVASIFQLSKGNRFSDVYMESLNEEAFISWDGSPETEPRVGFTVVPGFKIGNTVIQCQVYLC from the coding sequence ATGGATTCAGTTAATCGGTCTGCTGTGACCCCGAGTAAGAGCAAATTGGCTCGTACATTTGCTAAGGTTTTGCACATCCGATCTCTAACAGGAGGAAACCAGAAGCCAAAATTCAGTGACCATGTTAAGGATGATCTTGTAAAGAAGGATGTAGTGAAGGGCGAGTTACTCAAGAAAACACAGTTTAAGTCCtttgatgatgaagatgaaaaGCATCAGAAAGCAGCTGCAGAGGCTTTTCTTGCGAAGCTGTTTGCGAATATCTCGGCTGTTAAAGCAGCATATGCCCAATTGCAGTTTGCTCAGTCTCCATATGACCCCGATGGAATTCAATCTGCTGATGACTTGGTGGTGTCCGAACTGAAGAACTTGTCTGAATTGAAACAGTGCTTTGTAAAGAAGCAGTTCGATGAGTATTCCCCAGAGAAAACTCACCTTTTGGCTGAAATTCAGGAACAGAAGAGTTTCTTGAAGACGTATGATATCATGGGAAAGAAGCTGGATTCACAGCTCAAACTCAAAGAATCAGAACTTATGTTTCTTCGAGAGAAACTAGTCGAAGCTAATAAAGAAAACAAGCTGCTTGAGAAAAGATTGAATGCCAGCGGGCCTGTGTCTCCTTTGGACAATCTTCACTTTTCAAGCTTGAACCCCAGCCATTTTATCATGTTCCACCGGCAGACAGTTAGGTCTATTCGAAGCTTTGTTAGGTTGTTGAGCAAGGAGCTGGTAGATTCTGGGTGGAAGTTAGATGCTGCAGCCAGTTCCATCGAACCCGGTATAGAGTTCTTGAAAGCAAATGACATATGTTACGCCTTTGAGTCATTCATTAGCCGAGAGATGTTTGATGGTTTCAATTATCCAAACTTTTCCATCTCAGCCGAGCCTCTGCCCGATCAGAAGAAGAGGCAAAAGTTGTTTTACGACAGATTCACTGAGCTAAGATCTGTGAAGCCAGCTGATTACTTGGCCTGGAAACCCAAATCAACATTCTCAAGATTCTGTCGTGCCAAGTACCTGCAACTAATCCATCCCAAGATGGAAGACTCCATTTTCGGCAACCTGGATCAAAGAAACATACTCAATTCAGGTGAGTATCCCGAGTCAGCTTTCTTCTCCGCATACAGCGATATGGCTAAGCGCATTTGGTTACTACACTGTCTAGCTTTCTCCTTCGATCCTGTAGCTTCAATCTTCCAATTGAGTAAAGGTAATCGATTTTCAGACGTTTACATGGAGAGTCTGAATGAAGAAGCATTCATATCATGGGACGGATCACCAGAAACCGAACCCCGTGTTGGCTTCACTGTGGTTCCCGGTTTCAAGATAGGTAATACTGTCATTCAGTGTCAAGTTTACCTGTGTTGA